The Natrinema sp. DC36 genome includes the window TCCGCGAGCTTGTCGAACTCGGGCATCCAGTGGTAGTCCGACGCGGAGTGACGGCCGTCGAAGAAGGCGTCCTGCCACTGTCGGACCATGCCGATGTACTCGTTGTTGAGCACGGCGACCGTGATGTCGAGGTTCTCGCGGACGGCGACCGACAGCCCCTGCAGCGTCATCAGGAACGAGCCGTCGCCGTCGATGCAGACGACCTCCTGATCGTCGTCGGCCGCGAGTCGCGCGCCGATCGCCGAGGGCAGCCCGTAGCCCATCGTCCCGAGCCCGTGACTCGAGACCCAGGTGCGGGGCTCGGTGTAGGTCCAGTACTGACAGGCCCACATCTGATGTTGGCCGACGCCGGTGGTGACGATCGCTCGGTCGCTCGTGGCCTCGTCGAGCGCCTCGACGACGAACTCCGGCTGGACCGGCTCGTCCTCGGGCGCGTCGTAGGCCATCGAGTAGTCGGATTTCCACTGCTGGCACTGGGCGCGCCACTTCGTTGCTTCTGGCGCGGCGTCGACGGCTTCGGAGAGCTGCTCGACGACCGTTTCGGCGTCGCCGACCAACGGGTAGTCCGCGTGGATGTTCTTCGAGATCTCCGCGGGGTCGATGTCGACGTGGATGAGCTCCGCGTCGGGCGCGAAGGTCTCGATCCCGCCGGTCAGCCGGTCGTCGAATCGGGTCCCGATCCCGATCAGCGTGTCGCAGTGGGTGATCGCCATGTTGGCGTAGCCGGTGCCGTGCATGCCCGCCATCTCGAGGGAGAGTTCGTGATCCTCGGGGAACGCGCCGATGCCGGGCATCGTGGTGATGACCGGGATCTCGTGTTCGATGGCGAACTCGCGGCAGGCCTCGCTGGCCTCGCCCTTGATGACGCCGCCGCCGAGCAACATGGCAGGGCGGTCGGCGTTCTCGATCCGCTCGGCCGCGGCCGCGACGATCTCCGGATCCGCACGTTCTTGCACCTGATAGGTGTCAGGAACCTTCGGATCGTCGGGCTCGCGGTCGGTCTCGCCGTTCGTGATGTCTTTGGGCAGGTCGACCAGGGTCGGTCCCGGCCGGCCCGCGCCGGCGAGCGCGAACGCCTCGCTGACGTCGCTGCCGACGCGATCCGAGTCGCTCGCGAAGGTGTTGTCCTTCGTGATCGGCGTCGTGACGCCCGTGGTGTCGGTCTCCTGGAATGCATCGTTGCCGACGAACTCCGTCGGGACCTGCCCCGTCAGCGCGAGCAGCGGATCCGAGTCCATGTCGGCGTCCGCGATGCCGGTGACGAGGTTTGTCGCGCCCGGCCCCGACGTCGCGAGGCAGACGCCCGGCTCGCCGGAGACGATGCCGTAGGCGTCGGCCGCGTGGGCCGCGCCCTGCTCGTGGGCCATCGTCACGTGACGGATGTCCGAGTCGTAGAGCGCGTCGTAGACGGGCATGATCGCCCCGCCCTGAACGCCGAAGGCGTACTCGACGCCCGCGTTCTCGAGCGCGCGAACGACGGCTTCTGCGCCCGAGGTGACGGGATCGAGCGTCGTGTCAGCGTCGCCGGCCGCCGCGTCGTCCTCGGTGGCCGCGTCGGGTGCGGCGCTGTCTGTGATCTGGTCGTCGTCCTGTTCGTCGTCCGGTGGTGAGACCTTTGCTGCGCGTTCGCTCATCGATTGCCTCCCGCCGGTGTGCGGCGATCGGGTGGTGTACGGTAGTGTGTCATCTGCTGGGGTAGTGATCGCTCGGAGAAC containing:
- the ilvB gene encoding biosynthetic-type acetolactate synthase large subunit, whose protein sequence is MSERAAKVSPPDDEQDDDQITDSAAPDAATEDDAAAGDADTTLDPVTSGAEAVVRALENAGVEYAFGVQGGAIMPVYDALYDSDIRHVTMAHEQGAAHAADAYGIVSGEPGVCLATSGPGATNLVTGIADADMDSDPLLALTGQVPTEFVGNDAFQETDTTGVTTPITKDNTFASDSDRVGSDVSEAFALAGAGRPGPTLVDLPKDITNGETDREPDDPKVPDTYQVQERADPEIVAAAAERIENADRPAMLLGGGVIKGEASEACREFAIEHEIPVITTMPGIGAFPEDHELSLEMAGMHGTGYANMAITHCDTLIGIGTRFDDRLTGGIETFAPDAELIHVDIDPAEISKNIHADYPLVGDAETVVEQLSEAVDAAPEATKWRAQCQQWKSDYSMAYDAPEDEPVQPEFVVEALDEATSDRAIVTTGVGQHQMWACQYWTYTEPRTWVSSHGLGTMGYGLPSAIGARLAADDDQEVVCIDGDGSFLMTLQGLSVAVRENLDITVAVLNNEYIGMVRQWQDAFFDGRHSASDYHWMPEFDKLAEAFGASGYRIDDYDDVAETIDAAIAYDGPSVIDVHIDPDANVYPMVPSGGDNGQFALTEDQL